ACACATTAGCAAGTAACGTAGCAATGGCTATAGCCAAGTTAAGTAACAagcatgctaacgttagctaaagtAACTATATTAATATGTCATTAAAACCACCAGTGCCATTCCTCTCACCTgcagaaaatgaatgtgatCCTCCAGAGCAGATATGTTGTCCAGCTCAGAGATGGTCTTCCTGAGACTGCTGATCTCTGCTTGCAGCTCGTTTGTGAGTTCTTTTGCCTCTTTTTCCACAACGTGTCTCCTGTCCTTCAGTGGCTGAAGAGCTCTCTCCTGGGCTTCCTCTACAGCGGTGATCACAGCCGTGAACACAGCATCGATCTCCCACCACTCACTGTCCAGCTGGTCCTAAAAATGGGAGAAAATACTgcattgttcatttgtttgattGTTGGGGCACATTCACACCAAAAATGTTTGGACCACTTCAATCAAACTTTGGAGCGcttcctcctttagttcgggttgtttgggcaggtgagaacaattcCATTCGAACTCAGGTGTGTACCAAATTACCGCACTGAGACcacctgaaaatgcgagtctcagCCCTCTTCCAAGTGGACTGTGGTGCGGTTCGTTAGAAGTGAGAACGTAATCGTACCAACTAGgaacaaccccaaaacatgGTTGGAgtatgttgtttattgtttgatCGTTGTTCCATACagttttaaagtgatgttgaactttggtagtaccttgggttgtgtagcttcctggacatgataaaaccccaaaattggcgattctctgttatctgttgctccggtagaggtgATTGGAGAATTCTCCAATCATCTCTAACTTTTGAACTAtagtttggaccaaagaaaacggACTGTAGGTGTTAATCGCACCTAATTTTGATGAAATTTGGAGGGATGAcacatcttgttactgattgccCAAGGGGtacctgcatcatttgtgggggaaaacatgtttacttgtttaatATATCTTGCTGTTTAAATGCTGGAGTGTTGAAAAAGACTTCACTTGGGGTGTCCTGTCCTGTGGTCTAGAGTACGTAACATATAAAAAAactaagagaaaaaaagacttgATTACTTCTGGTTTTGGTCTTTACTTGGACTTGGCCCCCTTTGATCCTGGTTTTGGTCAGTCCTATTAGGACTTGTAGGATCTCATGAGCTCAGGATTTCAGTATGTCTCTCATAGAGCTTACCATGCAAACCTTCAGAGATGTGCTGATCTCCTCCACCTTATTTTCCCTCTTCTTTATTTTCTGCTGCAACTCTGCCTTGGTGTTGTCAAGCTCAGCCTGTAGCAGACAAACATGCAAGTCAATATCAAACTTTTTACTTTCCATGGTACGTACTGtaatacaaaataatgaaaatccaATGTTCTCTCCACACCAATAAAACAGTTTGACgttttatcagtgtgtttggGCTATATGCCTTCATCAGGTTGCTGTCTATTTGCACCTTTTTTGGATATGTTTGTAATTTTACGCATGTACTTAATGCATACAACTAATATACCATAACgtattaaaacaaaatacacactACTTTTGAATCAGTAATGACAAGTAAATAATTTGTCCCACATGTCTCCCATATATTACTTCACCTTCTTCATATCCCACTCCGCTTCCATGGAGACAACCTCCAGACCTTCCTCCATGCAGAGCGCACAGATGCATCGCTGCTGTTTCCGGCTGTACAACTCTAGGGGGCGACCATGAGTCAGGCAGGCCCTCTCATCCAAGTTCTCCACAGGCTCCACCAACCTGTGGCCCTTCAGCCTTTTGGTTAATGAATGAGCCTCCAGGTGGATCGAACAATATGAGGCAAGACACACAAGGCAGGACTTTTCAGCCTTAAGCTTTTTTCCGGTGCAAATGTCACAGGCCACCTCACCGGGCGCCCCAGTGTACTCACCGTCCTGTTTTTTTGGGGTCTTTTTCAGCTGCTGGACGAGGTTCCTCAGGACAATATTCACCTCCGGGGTTTTACTCAGATGCTGCTTGCACAGAGGGCACATCAAGTCGTTGTAGACGATGTTGCGGCGCAGGCAGGACTTGCAGAACGAGTGACCACAAGCTGTAGTGACAGGCTCCTCAAATACATCCAGGCAGATGGAGCAGGCCAGATGCTGCTCCAGTGACACTGGAGTGCTGGATGGCACAGGAGAGGAGGCCATATCTGGTTGAATAGAGCGGCATAAGGTTACTCAGAGATGTCATGTGGGGCTTCAGTTTCAgattattatgttatgttattatgACTGATGACTTTTTTGTTGTGTACTCAaatcaatcattcaatcaaactttatttatatagcaccttttgtGCAAGATAGCAATACAAAGTGCTTAAGAAGATAAGAAGATCAATAAAGCGATAGAACACAATAATGAACATcagaataatatattaatagtattaataatcacagtaatgataaaaatattaatagtaaaaaataataacaataataataatcataataaccaTAATAAAGTACAGAAAATAGTAAAGTAAGTGTTTAGCTTTTTTAAAACTCAAGGATTTTGcttaaaaaagaaagatttgAAAGGATCTAGGTTACTTTTCTTGAGGAGAGGTTTCACAATCACAGCTTTCAGTGCCAGAGGCAAGATACCAGGGAATGCAAGTAGGACCTCAACTTATACCCAGTTCCTCTAAACACTGTCTTAACAGTGGTGGGGATTGGGTCAAGTGAGCAGGAGGAAGGCTTACTTCAGTGCATTACTGCTTTCCTGAGCATTTCATCATCAACTACAGCAAAATTATTCATCGTTATTGTGAGAAAAGGCAGAGGGTTGGTTTATAGCCAACCTGATTTCTGTAATCTTGTTTCTGAAGAACACTGCAAATTCTTCACATTTTGATGTAGATATGAGGTCAGAGTGGCTTTTTACAGCTGGAGTTATAAGGTTGTCAATAGTTGAAGAGCACTCAAGGATTAATGTTTATCTAAGTGAACAATGATTAACAATTATCATTTGAATTGTATTTCCTCTTGTGCAACTTTGCAATGTTTAACAGGGCATATTTCCAGTATTTGCTTGCTCTCTATGGGTTCTAAGGTCTAAGccaaaagcaaatgacaaagcattgttgttattacagtatttcacaTCGTCATGTGTTACCCCTTCActggatgtttctgttggatctaaTAATGGatctctaattagctagcttacttgtctCTGCTGTAAAAAGAGAcgggaggggtgagaggggtgggggcagttccagagacttgtgtaggaggagagaagTTGTATCAATATTGTTGCAGTTCCTATTGGTTACCAATAGAGGCTGATACAGTTCATAGATTACCTTAACCAGCAGGGTTTTAGTAGATAAAGAGATGCAATACACTAGAAAAGTCTGAATGTTTACCAATAGGCATATTTTCTTTCAGCATTGTGCACAACAGTGAAATATGTTTGAGTGTACGCTAATACTGTGATAGCTGTAAGGTATAACCAGTTATACACCCACAGGATAATTCAGCCTTGGGCGCTGTGTGTACTCGCCCTACCAGGTAGTCACGAAAGGATTGAGACACAAGAAACCACAAACATTTAATCTGTTACTTAACCGCATATTATAAAGTCCCAATCTATTAAACTACAGACAATCACAGAGTTAGAAAGCTCCTTTTATTGTAAATACTTGGTTTTATTTCCTCAGTAGTTTTTGACCTTAGAGTAAAAATCACAGACAATAATTAGCTTGCCATTCTTCCCTTTGGAAATTGATAGCATATTTCAAAGGATACAAGACATAACTGTATACGCATAGAATATGCTCATAAATTACTTATTATATATGGAATATAATAGCACCATTACTGTACCTTATAGCTGTTGAGATGCTCTTTACCTAAAAGCTCTTCaggtctcgctctctctctctctctctctctctctctgtctatctctctctctccccccagcgTGTGTCCTTATTTCAGTTCTTCCTCCCTGTGTTAAGTTTCATTTCTCTTGAAAAGCTCTGCTAGTCATTTCCTTTTCTGAATGAAAGAGGCAGGTCGGCATCCGATTGTGCAAACAAATGATGTGGGAGGGTTTCTCTGTCCATGGGTGTGCTGCATTTTCAACAAGTTCACACAGAGCACACATTTGACCTGCCAAGAGGCTTTGCTGTGCTATTGATTCATTCTTTTTTGTTTATAGCCCTGTCATTAGCTTAATGCTAAGCCTATCTGACTGGCAAGCTGAGAGTGAATGATATCctcgattttcatttttgaggTAAAAGCATAACTCTTACCTTAACTTTTAAAAAACTTACCATTAAccattttatttctatttattctttttcttaCCCCCAAGAAGCAGTTTATTTTTTGCATGGCTCATAATATGTTGAAATATCATATATTTAGTCATCTGGTctaacaaaaacatcaaaaaaagaaaaagacatatttgacattaaaacgctacaaaaaaaaatcataaaacaagAAAATCTAGTTATTGAAATTTCAGTGTTACCTCACATTTTTACACACTGTCTAATACTATGCAAGTCAATagcattttctttatttgcatGTTACATGGTTGTTGTTAAATACAGATCAATACCAAAAGAATAATATATAGGCAATACATTCATATGAATCCAATCAATCGGTAAACCAGACATGTCAGTCTCTTAGTCAGTCACTGTAGTTTATATCATTAATCCTTTCAGGATCAAAACAAGTTTGTCCCGCAACTCTTGAAGCAGTCCTCATCACTTGTGACCAGCCATTAGGTGTCTAGGTAGGTGCATAAATCGCTGTAAAGACAAGACAGCGTTGTGCTTAAATGTCATTAACCCAGACCTGTAGGAGGTGGAGGTTGTCCTCGGTGTCagagagctgctccagctcagcgTCTCTTCTCTGTAGCTCAGTGatttcctcctccagctctttgACGAGCCCTTCAGCTTGTGTCCATGCCTCCTTCTGATTTTCTCCAGTTCCTTTATTGAGGTCCACAGATAGTTTGATGCATTCAACTTCACCCAGTCTCTCCTGAATCATCTGCTGAAGTTTCATCCTTCTCATTTTTAATTTAGCCTGTGGGAAAAACATTAAATACATCAGCAGAAAAAGTAcatactgatactaatactatAATTTCTTTAAAGGTGCGATGTGTAAAATCTTTTAAACATAAATTTATCATTacctaattaattaattgtgaTGCCTTTGTATAATAACCATAATCAAGTGAGACCATGGTCGACATGATTGATGGTCTCTATCTCACACAagtggtgttgttagtgcttgtgtttctcaaaattaagaccacatttccaaTAAACCttgttgcttcctgttgcaaagagtATGTTGATACTTGTCCCCtctgtgtggttttgttttctcttttgcttcaCTGAAGAGAATGAACACTGTCTGCTGTTTACAGtagaagaacagcgccctcttcctatTTTGTGCCGTAAATCCATCCAGCAGATTTAAACTAAcgtgttaaacttcaccattatataatttacaagaagttaacacaattagagaatgtaggagaatgactattttgatcatagtttctctgttatctctctacctataaACAGTCatagaattctggacaaaatcatatctgaacAATAGAAGTATTTTCAGATttaggtcagagagacaaaatctcatcaaatgggaatccgtggctctaatgtgcaCTAAagtaggggtccttgatatgaaaaaggttgagaatcactggattAGACCTTACCTTCTTCCTTGCAGCTTCCTTGGTGATAGAAACAATGTGATGGCCCCTGTGGTCTGTCTGGACACACATGGCGCAGATGCACGTCTGATCGCTCCTGCAGAACCTGACTAACTGCTTCCCATGCAGTCGGCACACAGAGTCCTCCAGGTTCTTCAACACACTGATGAGACGATGGCGCCCAAGCACCGCATCCCGGTAATGAGGCTCCAGGTGAGCGTCGCAGTAtgaggccagacacaccagacaGGACTTAACTGCTCGATGCTTTGCCGGGCAAAGATCGCAAGGCACTTCTCCAGCTCTTAAAGGGACAGCTGCGTCCTCACTCAGGGCACCAGCAGGTAGCGTTTGGTCCATTTTGAGTTGTGGCCTGGTGGGGAACAAGGCCTTGCAGAGGGGGCACTGGCAGGCCCCATGGAGCCTCCAGTATTCTCCTATACATCCCAGGCAGAAGCAGTGTCCACATGGGAGGGAAACGGGGCTGGTGAATTCATCCAGGCAGATGCAGCACTTGGGAAGCTCTGACATTAAGCCAAAAGGCAGTGACTGtctttgtgtgggtgtgtgtgtgtgtgtgtgtgtgtgtgtgcgcgcagacacacattcacaccactTGAGGTCAGATATGGCCTGGTTTTAACTTTCACAGATTTCCAAGACAAGGCAGTGCACTATTCCACTGATTGCTCAACGTGTATCTGTAGAAAACAAGGACTTTCGTTTTAGCACAGAGAAATACAGCTACACCTGACAGCCAGCTAGCCTGATTTAAGGCCTGTTGATACTTGTTGATAAATGTGTTATTCTGGAACAGTCAGAATACAAGACGTCACTTCTGGAGTCACGTTTTGACATGAGTcaaaatgagacaataaaagataataaaataacaacagaGATGAGAAATTTGGTCACACTTCATTTGGGATGGTCCAATACTGACATTCAActtactatcaagtgactataatgcgtcactaaaaagtctagtGAGTTTCAGGTGACACAgtagtgtgaaaagtagtctatagatattcaatgGGTTACGGTAAATCTTTAGGTttaggtcagggttagggttatataGTCTGTAGATGGaacaaataggcaagtgacactttgttgaacatctcttGTTTGTCATCTGTTAGTTTAGTATTAACATTGAACTATCCAAAAAGTGTTACCAGAAATTGCATGTATAGCTATGAAAAATCAGCACAATGCCCACCACTGACTAAAACTTACATCCAAAACATTCACTGCAGACAAATATAGATTCTCGTTGAATGTCAACAAACATGAGTCATCACTGCCACTTGACAAAAGCCTACAgcaataataaacaaaatctcAAGTCTTTACATACACAGAACTGAATATTAGAATAGAAATAGACAGTTCACTTACCTGTCTTGTGTAAGAAACAGGTTGTCTTTTCTGTGGCTCTAACAGTGCTGAGTAAAGTGACGCTCCTATTGGTCCGTTCCTCCTCTCTAGGCACGGACACACCTATCAGTACTGGGAAAGAGGGCGGCACTGTTGGACTATGAAACCCTCTGTCATTTCCTCCATGCTCATAAACTCTACCTGGAAATGCAGGTGTGGTTCCTCATAACAAACCAGCTGGATCTACAGTCCACACGATCAAAACAAAAGCACTGAACTCATGCATAATTCAGCACTAATACAAATGCACTCATGCATAATATATGGAGTATATTGTTTATCCAATCTTTATTTTGATGGGCAAATTGGATAAATGTTCACAAAAGATATTaacatacatttaaaaaggaaaacatgTTAATGAGGAAATTACAAATTATTTGCAATGTAGCTGACCAGATACCATCCATACTTTTATGAGAATCCTGCATccattaaattaaaataataagcTGTGTACATTCATTGCTGTGCCTACTCATGTAAAGATAACATTGATGGGAACTGATAACATTTATGTGTGAATGATCAATTTTAGAACTAGGAGATTCCACAATATGTTGATAATCAATCTCAAAtctcagccttttttttttttttttagattaacgGCCCGACATATTTTAAATTATGcagtgtttttttggttttttttttagtttttcctAATTggatgtaatccttcaattcatGCAAATGTAATTCAGTATAATAcacttaaaatatatttattcctTAACCAACCTTTATTTtgacaaagaaaatatatagatcctcaaaaaaaaaagtatatatatatatatatatatatatatatatatatattaaaaccatttttaaaaggaaaacatGTTAATGAGGAAATTACAAAATTATCAATCATGTAGCTGACCAGATACCCTCATctaaattaaaatgcaaaaataatattGATGAAACATTAATAACATTTATGTATGAATGATTGATTTTAGAACTGGGAGAGATAATCAATCTCATATTTCAGCccttttttaatgcttttttttttgtcagtataaCGACCCTGCATCTTTTGAATTATGCAAggtgttttgaaagggtttaatAAAATCATAGAGGACCTAATTGGAGTTGCGAggtttcacctgacaacagcgcTATGCAGTTATTCCGTAGCTTTAGAGGCAGAGCGTATGCGAGTGAGGAGATACGCTGTACAATCTCCTATAAGAACCAAAGGTTCAGATTTTTTTGCCTTGCTGTACACATAAAAGTAGGGGAACAGTTTTTCAGTGAAAGACTCTCCTTTGAAAGAGTAAATATGTGACTTCTCATTCACGTCATAGAAAGAGACCCGGCCTTCCTCATAGTCCACATAAACTCCTACTTTTCTTGGCCTGGGATTCAGGTGAAGGGTTTTGTAGGGAGTGTTGTTAACTTCGTAATCAAAGCCACTCTTTTCCAGGGCAAAGAACCCATTTTCTCTTGTCACGTTGACCTCTCCCTTCCTGGATACTGTTTCCTTGGCTACGCCGACATCCCAGTCATTCCTCAGGCCCACCTGGACTTCCCAGTAATGGCGCCCAGAGTTGAAGCCCTTCTTCCCTAAAACCATGGGACGGTCAAACCTCTCTGGGTTATCAGGCACCAGATTTGcagtttttgacattttcacacgTGTGTCGccctcagaaagagagaggtagcgACTAGCGGTGTTCGGATCCAGGGTGACTGACTCTGAGAAAAAGAAGTTTAGTTAAAGCGCAGCTCTCATTTTCAATTACCATAATTGCAATTAATtgcaaataacatttttaaaagtcAATTAAAGTGACTGATCTCACCTTTAAACTCTCTcattctgttcagttctgtaacatgtacaaacacaacacagcagttATTTGGGAAACTCTTAAGCCAGAGATTGTAGCAACATTTCACTGATAAAGCAGATGCGACAGATGCTCACCCATGTTTGTCAGAGTTTTCTGTTCTGCTTGAAACGCATTCACAAGATGAGACATGGCTCTCCTCaccatccccacacacacatctgagtAAACCCTGATCTCAGACCAGTCTTTGGTAGCTGGATGGGTGCAGAGGGCCTGGGATGTCTAAGATGATTAAGAAACACATGATCATGAATGGCAtgggtttatttttgattatgttttattttaatctcaACTGTCTGTACCCGAAGAGTCATTCCGCAACGTGACCTGCtgtcattgaaaaaaaaaaaaaaaagtttgaatatACAATctttttggcaaataagctctttAATCAACTTATTGTGTGACAAGAACATTGGAAgcattttttcctcatttgcctcggtgatagagagagagagagagagagagagagagagaaacaaagtaggcagaaagaaaggaagaatgtTATTGTAGAGTGTTGTAGAGTTATTGTATGTTGTTTTCTCATAGTAGTGCTGACTGACTTGCAGAAGGTGAAGGTTGTCCTCAGTCtgtgagagctgctccagctccgACTGTCTCCTCTGCAGTTCGGTGATTTCCTCCTGCAGCTCTTGAATCATTGCGTCCGCTTTGTTTTGGGAGCTTCTCAGCTTCTCCTCGATAGACGCCTGCAGTGTCGTCTGCATCGACTGAACGCGACTCATCAGATCAGTGAAGAGCTTATTGCTGTCTTCCATCTCTTTATTTGCTATCtcctataataataaaaaaacagaaaatcaagtcATTAGTGGAGCTTTATATTAAATGCAACAtttttggcaaaacaaaattgtGAACATCCAGAAAGTTTTCCCAGTACTCACTCTGCCCATCTCAGGGGACCGTGTGATTTCCTCTATCTTTTCCATTCTCTCCTCAATCATCATTTGAATCTCTCCTATTTTGGACTCAATCTTCTCCTATAGACAGAAAATATAGAATCTCAAGATGAAAAGTTGGATCAAATCCCACTATCCTTTGAGGCACACCCACAAGCTCTCTGGGATATTTTCCACCTGCACATTTAACTGAATAAATTAATATCTTACCTTCTGCTGAGCCCCTTCTTCTTCAACGGGCACTGTGTCATGGTTTC
This region of Centroberyx gerrardi isolate f3 chromosome 23, fCenGer3.hap1.cur.20231027, whole genome shotgun sequence genomic DNA includes:
- the LOC139920859 gene encoding E3 ubiquitin-protein ligase TRIM21-like; this translates as MASSPVPSSTPVSLEQHLACSICLDVFEEPVTTACGHSFCKSCLRRNIVYNDLMCPLCKQHLSKTPEVNIVLRNLVQQLKKTPKKQDGEYTGAPGEVACDICTGKKLKAEKSCLVCLASYCSIHLEAHSLTKRLKGHRLVEPVENLDERACLTHGRPLELYSRKQQRCICALCMEEGLEVVSMEAEWDMKKAELDNTKAELQQKIKKRENKVEEISTSLKVCMDQLDSEWWEIDAVFTAVITAVEEAQERALQPLKDRRHVVEKEAKELTNELQAEISSLRKTISELDNISALEDHIHFLQTYPSFSDQDDGRDWTEVALDTSLSFGAMRKITTTMMEQIQEKLEKLTSIELQRFPKFAVDVKLDPTSAHTHLILSDDGKEVRDGGEIQEVPDAPERFDLFGSVLGLNKLNSGKSYWEVEVTNKTGWDLGIASSDANHKGELSLSPDNGYWVTVHYEDKQYAAMTDPPIRLNLIEKPQKVGMFVDYEEGLVSFYDVKACSHMYSFTECLFTGELYPYLSPHLKENEKNCDPLIISAVKHR
- the LOC139920832 gene encoding E3 ubiquitin-protein ligase TRIM47-like, coding for MSELPKCCICLDEFTSPVSLPCGHCFCLGCIGEYWRLHGACQCPLCKALFPTRPQLKMDQTLPAGALSEDAAVPLRAGEVPCDLCPAKHRAVKSCLVCLASYCDAHLEPHYRDAVLGRHRLISVLKNLEDSVCRLHGKQLVRFCRSDQTCICAMCVQTDHRGHHIVSITKEAARKKAKLKMRRMKLQQMIQERLGEVECIKLSVDLNKGTGENQKEAWTQAEGLVKELEEEITELQRRDAELEQLSDTEDNLHLLQVWVNDI
- the LOC139920858 gene encoding E3 ubiquitin-protein ligase TRIM39-like; translated protein: MSSLSIHAVLPEDQFKCSICLNVFSDPVTTPCGHNFCMACISEHWDNSELCQCPKCNKRFYARPEVSTNSVMEEISVQIKKRKLDVPECIAAAWEVTCDVCTEIKLKALKSCLVCLTSYCEAHLEPHQRVPSLMRHKLIDPVENLEERVCKKHERFLERFCRDEQLYVCVLCTETDHRNHDTVPVEEEGAQQKEKIESKIGEIQMMIEERMEKIEEITRSPEMGREIANKEMEDSNKLFTDLMSRVQSMQTTLQASIEEKLRSSQNKADAMIQELQEEITELQRRQSELEQLSQTEDNLHLLQTSQALCTHPATKDWSEIRVYSDVCVGMVRRAMSHLVNAFQAEQKTLTNMELNRMREFKESVTLDPNTASRYLSLSEGDTRVKMSKTANLVPDNPERFDRPMVLGKKGFNSGRHYWEVQVGLRNDWDVGVAKETVSRKGEVNVTRENGFFALEKSGFDYEVNNTPYKTLHLNPRPRKVGVYVDYEEGRVSFYDVNEKSHIYSFKGESFTEKLFPYFYVYSKAKKSEPLVLIGDCTAYLLTRIRSASKATE